One window from the genome of Punica granatum isolate Tunisia-2019 unplaced genomic scaffold, ASM765513v2 Contig00018, whole genome shotgun sequence encodes:
- the LOC116189766 gene encoding receptor-like protein 15 isoform X4 translates to MVSHKSFALVTQPSALLLILLEFCGSGRLSSACIEPERIGLIKLKAAFNLPNGSTFPWWRDDQGDCCRWEGVWCNNISMRVTMLLLNDTRDSRLGPWSLNASLFLPFEELEALDLGFNQLTGLKLEAVDVSFNHLAGDSLSAIWSMTSLKALSIAGNQLGDSIFQGLCQLKGLEELDASYNEFVSSIPPCIQNMTSLYALDLHRNHFGGNIPSSLFTNLKSLQYLSLSGNAFEGSFSLAALTNNSRLEVFDLANNYHRLNITTEDPLYAPSAQLKILRLSDCALNEPRGVFPTFLRDQHELRLLDLSHNNMSGAFPSWLLENNTKLEALKLSNNAFSGSFSFNSSTTSNVDIQLIDVSSNFIDGELPVSIGSSFPNSAFINMSRNLIHGGIPSSLGDMRLLSLLDLSNNDFIGELPESLLCKCQRLEVLKLSKNNLRGEVLPRMANLTKLRTLSLENNQFSGVISPGLLNSPGLHILDVSSNFLSGTVPSWIGDFESLENLMLTDNSLEGPLPLSFCKLNLKLFCIAANGFGPTIPTCANVSRLLHLSLGSNHLTGPFPQFLSDASSIVTLDLRNNGYSGKIPTWIGSFPNLQALLLKGNNFEGLIPRELCQLKNMSIMDLSNNSLSGPIPSCLNNMDFGNLRVLGAFRTLSISTASAYMIYKFNSKVSFFVENAVETAYTDDQLVEVKFISKSRLESYRGNILEYMSGLDLSCNNLTGSIPQEIGYMINLLILNLSNNHLMGPIPSTFSGLKQIESLDLSYNRLTGKIPPQLTELSFLSIFTVAHNNLSGQTPERKNQFATFDERSYEGNIFLCGPPLESCNTSGQSPLTPPIPDQKEDYAFRDAFTWSFAGSYVIAFLGTVAFLFMLNFFR, encoded by the exons ATGGTTTCACATAAGTCATTTGCATTGGTAACGCAGCCAAGCGCATTGTTGTTAATACTTTTAGAATTCTGTGGGAGTGGAAGATTGTCGTCAGCGTGCATCGAACCAGAAAGGATTGGGCTGATTAAGCTCAAAGCCGCCTTCAATCTCCCTAATGGGTCCACATTTCCGTGGTGGCGTGACGATCAAGGTGATTGTTGCAGATGGGAAGGTGTTTGGTGCAACAACATCAGCATGCGGGTGACTATGCTCCTGCTCAATGATACACGAGATTCTCGGCTAGGCCCGTGGTCTCTTAATGCCTCCTTATTCCTCCCTTTCGAGGAACTTGAAGCACTTGACTTGGGCTTCAATCAGCTGacag gACTGAAGCTGGAGGCGGTAGACGTCTCGTTCAATCATTTGGCTGGAGATAGTCTTTCTGCAATTTGGAGCATGACATCCCTTAAAGCCTTGTCGATAGCTGGCAATCAATTGGGAGACTCAATATTTCAAG GCTTGTGTCAGTTGAAGGGTCTTGAAGAGTTGGATGCTTCCTATAATGAGTTTGTAAGCAGCATTCCACCATGCATTCAGAACATGACCTCACTCTATGCCCTCGATCTTCATCGTAACCATTTTGGAGGGAACATCCCTTCCTCCCTCTTCACTAATCTCAAGTCACTGCaatatctctctctttccGGGAATGCTTTTGAAGGATCGTTTTCTCTCGCTGCATTAACCAACAACTCTAGGCTTGAAGTATTTGACCTTGCCAACAATTACCATCGTTTGAATATCACAACAGAGGATCCTCTCTATGCTCCTTCAGCTCAGTTGAAGATCTTGCGTTTATCTGACTGTGCACTCAATGAACCTCGTGGTGTATTCCCTACCTTTCTACGGGACCAACACGAGCTAAGACTTCTTGATCTCAGCCATAACAACATGAGCGGAGCTTTTCCATCTTGGTTATTAGAGAACAACACAAAACTAGAGGCCTTAAAGCTTTCAAATAATGCCTTCTCCGGAAGTTTTAGTTTCAACTCCTCCACCACAAGCAATGTTGACATACAGTTGATTGATGTGTCGTCAAACTTTATAGATGGAGAACTTCCCGTTTCTATCGGTTCCTCCTTTCCAAATTCAGCTTTCATCAACATGTCCAGGAATCTTATTCATGGGGGAATCCCTTCTTCTCTGGGTGACATGAGGTTGTTGTCTTTGCTAGACTTGTCAAATAATGATTTCATCGGAGAGCTGCCGGAGTCATTACTCTGCAAGTGTCAACGTCTCGAGGTTCTCAAGTTGTCGAAGAATAATTTGCGTGGTGAAGTACTTCCAAGAATGGCCAACTTGACAAAGTTACGTACTCTGTCTTTGGAGAACAACCAATTCTCCGGAGTGATTTCTCCCGGGTTGCTTAACAGCCCCGGCTTACATATTCTGGACGTAAGCAGCAACTTTCTGTCAGGGACAGTTCCTAGTTGGATCGGAGACTTTGAAAGCTTGGAGAATCTTATGTTGACAGACAATTCCCTGGAAGGTCCTTTGCCTTTGAGCTTTTGCAAATTAAATCTTAAGCTCTTTTGCATTGCAGCTAATGGTTTTGGTCCCACGATACCGACATGTGCAAATGTTTCAAGGTTATTACATTTAAGCTTGGGGAGCAATCACCTTACAGGACCTTTTCCGCAGTTTCTAAGTGATGCTTCATCAATAGTGACATTGGATCTCAGAAACAACGGATATTCAGGAAAAATCCCAACGTGGATTGGTTCATTTCCAAACCTTCAGGCTCTTTTACTGAAAGGAAACAACTTCGAAGGTCTGATCCCTCGCGAGTTGTGCCAGTTAAAGAATATGAGCATCATGGATCTATCAAATAATAGTCTCTCAGGACCCATTCCGTCTTGTTTGAATAATATGGATTTCGGAAACCTGAGAGTGCTTGGAGCATTTCGTACGCTCTCTATTTCGACAGCATCTGCCTATATGATCTATAAGTTCAATTCTAAAGTTTCCTTCTTCGTTGAAAATGCTGTAGAAACTGCTTACACGGATGATCAATTAGTAGAAGTGAAGTTCATCTCCAAGAGCAGGTTAGAATCTTACAGGGGAAACATTCTGGAGTACATGTCTGGGCTAGATCTCTCGTGCAACAATTTGACCGGTTCTATTCCACAAGAAATTGGGTACATGATCAATCTTCTCATATTGAATCTTTCAAATAATCATCTCATGGGCCCTATTCCAAGCACATTCTCTGGATTGAAGCAAATAGAGAGTTTGGACCTTTCATACAACAGGTTGACTGGCAAAATACCACCGCAGTTGACAGAGCTCTCCTTCTTATCAATCTTCACAGTGGCTCACAATAACCTATCGGGGCAAACACCTGAAAGGAAAAACCAATTCGCCACGTTTGATGAAAGGAGCTACGAAGGTAACATCTTCCTCTGTGGGCCGCCATTAGAGAGTTGCAACACTTCAGGGCAGTCTCCGCTGACACCACCAATTCCGGATCAAAAGGAAGACTACGCCTTCAGAGATGCCTTCACTTGGAGCTTTGCGGGATCATATGTCATCGCATTCCTTGGAACTGTGGCGTTTCTCTTCATGTTAAACTTTTTTCGATAG